Proteins encoded in a region of the Amyelois transitella isolate CPQ chromosome 9, ilAmyTran1.1, whole genome shotgun sequence genome:
- the LOC106143247 gene encoding uncharacterized protein LOC106143247: MKYSIAFIGIILCITAVSCRHYNAQENSGDTSDETEHITKAREFAANQMRHRRKRWQSNYGYDYAPPPPYNLPYYPDRRDYDRNQDLMPQILRLLDEISNYIKRPPPPPPQPIYVPYPVPYPVPQLCSCAAPSNGSNNPNVNNRLRPPLEDSNQNWGLVESNDESDYEDGGDGSRPISFDPIKPKYPLQRPAPKVEHGSTQGDRDLSTQASTVSGSSSPKAANTCNVAVLSCCSGKQQRACFTKFGCGMTYARGNACSSDSIAAALDSFKVAYAPTF; this comes from the exons ATGAAGTATTCGATTGCATTTATTGGAATAATATTGTGCATAACTGCAGTTAGTTGCAGACACTATAACGCACAAGAAAACTCAGGCGATACATCAGATGAAACGGAGCACATTACAAAAGCGAGGGAATTCGCTGCGAATCAAATGAGGCATCGTCGAAAACGCTGGCAATCCAATTATGGCTATGATTACGCACCACCCCCACCATACAACTTACCATATTATCCCGATAGGCGGGATTACGATAGAAATCAAGACCTCATGCCACAAATTCTTAGATTGTTAgatgaaatttcaaattacatTAAGAGACCACCTCCACCGCCGCCTCAGCCAATTTATGTACCTTACCCAGTACCATATCCAGTACCGCAATTGTGTTCATGTGCTGCTCCTTCAAATGGATCAAATAACCCAAATGTTAACAATAGATTAAGGCCTCCATTGGAGGATTCTAATCAGAATTGGGGACTCGTGGAGTCCAATGATGAGTCTGATTATGAAGATGGTGGAGATGGATCACGACCTATTTCTTTCGACCCTATAAAACCTAAATATCCATTGCAAAGACCAGCACCCAAAGTAGAGCATGGATCCACACAAGGAgat AGAGACCTAAGTACCCAGGCCTCAACTGTATCTGGATCATCATCTCCAAAAGCAGCGAATACATGTAATGTTGCTGTACTCTCCTGCTGTAGTGGAAAACAACAAAGGGCATGTTTCACCAAATTCGGATGTGGAATGACGTACGCAAGAGGAAACGCTTGTTCCTCGGATTCTATAGCAGCAGCCCTTGATTCCTTTAAGGTTGCATATGCTCCAACATTTTGA